A genomic segment from Cygnus atratus isolate AKBS03 ecotype Queensland, Australia chromosome Z, CAtr_DNAZoo_HiC_assembly, whole genome shotgun sequence encodes:
- the IL31RA gene encoding interleukin-31 receptor subunit alpha isoform X1, which yields MFSCWIWMFILLCGSSIADENSIRDADIFPSSPEIERGSTLKLFCVLGKHYTPQRNASHIIWKLNRELIAQENYNIVNETVSSVIIHNFTYNKAHVKCFIKYLGKEQLLVHTEVKSGFPPDTPGNISCIYYFNVELTCNWTSGRETNLATIYTLYRKIKNKQGLIMPDSELSSCRSKTESCSFRHPNTPFSNSFCFQVKAQNVLGEASSDCVPIAMENIEKFEPPEILSVKKVAGIKQLLTVTWKIPEDIIPAQYLNCQVRYRNLYSNSSEIDTVAVTSEEKVVSLNLTGLWDSTEYSVAVRCIGVESKFWSEWCTEKTASTEEKAPSEKVDLWRIIESSHPAGNRSVHLIWKLLSNIPPPGRILGYKIQYFPENNAVLQMTNITTNKKIVLPLNEEAYIISVTAYNSAGNSPAAILRIPSIDEKPPEIIETVRTYTTNEEMIVEWIASEPEVTEYVVEWYEELETDPFIRSWQYISNSTKWKANKKIFKPFVCYNMSVYPLYGKKVAAPYSIQTYVQEKEPSEGPVADTDVPGKNEVVIKWEEISKDKRNGFITNYTIFYKPEGGKELNETVNSDVLHHRLKSLQANTQYTVHIMASNRAGGTSGEPKTFKTLKFNKEDIIFIAIPVGLSMFFLLGLWITCILKKHTFKKVCWPDIPNPAESVAVEWPLDAPMSNSFLKGVTYEDKTVGLEDVSVLEDCFPEEDHEGLLLMNCEKHVSECTDSNVKGVQSISEHKITLLNGNKKILYNEEHEVAKCLSPSMPYVITGEDFRSQMHSALIPAKKIQPIEMLEDDLHETQQISVKNEESDNEEALKLEGFSEKTLFNPYLRNSVKTREFLISENLPEHSKNEPKKQPTVLPAFQQNAVGQSYITLDIVGLATAH from the exons atgttcaGCTGTTGGATTTGGATGTTCATCTTGCTCTGCGGAAGTTCTATAGCAG atgAAAACTCTATCAGAGatgctgacatttttccttcatctccTGAAATTGAAAGAGGATCCACCCTGAAACTATTCTGTGTTCTTGGAAAACACTATACGCCTCAAAGAAATGCAAGCCACATAATCTGGAAATTGAATCGTGAATTGATTGCTCAGGAAAACTATAACATTGTGAATGAGACTGTATCTAGTGTAATCATCCATAATTTCACTTACAACAAAGCACATGTGAAATGTTTCATCAAGTACTTAGGCAAAGAACAACTTTTGGTTCACACTGAAGTTAAATCTGGCT TTCCACCAGACACACCAGGAAATATTTCCTGCATTTATTACTTTAATGTTGAACTTACCTGCAACTGGActtcaggaagagaaacaaatctTGCAACAATCTATActctttacagaaaaat TAAGAATAAGCAAGGTCTGATTATGCCGGACTCAGAGCTCTCCAGCTGCCGAAGCAAAACCGAGTCATGCTCATTTCGTCACCCAAATACTCCGTTTAgtaattctttttgttttcaagtgaaaGCTCAAAATGTTTTGGGTGAAGCTTCATCAGACTGTGTTCCTATAGCTATGGAAAACATAG AGAAATTTGAACCTCCTGAAATACTTTCCGTAAAAAAAGTTGCCGGTATAAAGCAGTTGCTTACAGTAACCTGGAAAATACCTGAGGATATTATACCTGCACAATATTTAAATTGCCAGGTTCGATATAGAAACTTGTATTCAAACTCTTCG GAAATTGACACTGTTGCAGTGACTTCTGAAGAGAAAGTAGTATCGCTTAATCTCACGGGTCTGTGGGACTCCACAGAGTATTCAGTTGCCGTTCGGTGTATTGGTGTTGAATCAAAATTCTGGAGCGAATGGTgtacagagaaaacagcaagcaCAGAGGAGAAAG cTCCCTCAGAAAAAGTGGATTTGTGGAGGATAATTGAATCTTCACACCCAGCTGGAAATAGATCTGTACATCTTATATGGAAG ctacTAAGCAACATTCCACCCCCTGGGAGAATTCTAGGctacaaaatacagtattttccagaaaacaatgCTGTACTTCAAATGACAAACATCACCACCAATAAGAAAATTGTATTACCTTTAAATGAAGAGGCATATATAATATCTGTTACTGCCTATAATTCTGCTGGAAATTCTCCTGCAGCTATTTTGAGGATTCCATCCATTGATGAAAAAC CTCCCGAGATTATTGAAACAGTGAGGACCTATAcaacaaatgaagaaatgattGTGGAATGGATAGCCTCTGAACCAGAAGTAACTGAATATGTAGTTGAGTGGTATGAGGAGCTGGAGACAGATCCTTTTATTAGATCATGGCAGTATATATCAAATTCTACAAAGTGGAAAGCTAACAAAA aaatctttaaaCCATTTGTATGCTATAACATGTCAGTGTATCCTCTTTATGGCAAAAAAGTAGCAGCTCCATATTCCATACAAACTTATGTTCAAGAAAAAG AGCCATCAGAAGGTCCTGTGGCTGACACAGATGTTCCAGGCAAAAATGAAGTTGTAATAAAATGGGAGGAGAtttcaaaagataaaagaaatggCTTTATCACTAACTatacaatattttataaacCTGAAGGTGGAAAAGAATTGA ATGAAACGGTGAACTCTGATGTTCTGCACCACAGATTGAAGTCCTTACAGGCTAATACACAATATACTGTCCATATCATGGCAAGCAATAGAGCTGGTGGAACCAGTGGAGAGCCAAAAACCTTCAAGACTTTGAAATTCA ataaagaagacattattttcattgctaTACCCGTTGGATTAAGCATGTTCTTTCTGTTAGGCCTTTGGATaacatgcattttgaaaaaacacAC GTTTAAAAAGGTTTGCTGGCCTGATATACCCAATCCTGCAGAGAGCGTTGCTGTGGAATGGCCTCTTGACGCACCCATG AGTAATTCGTTTTTGAAGGGAGTGACGTATGAGGATAAAACCGTAGGCCTGGAGGATGTAAGTGTTTTGGAAGATTGCTTTCCTGAAGAAGATCATGAAGGATTATTGCTAATGAACtgtgaaaaacatgtttctgaaTGTACTGATAGTAATGTAAAAGGTGTACAAAGTATCTCCGAACACAAAATAACTCTgttaaatggaaacaaaaagataCTGTATAATGAAGAACATGAAGTAGCTAAATGCCTTTCACCATCCATGCCTTATGTAATTACTGGTGAAGATTTCAGAAGTCAAATGCATTCAGCTTTGATACCAGCCAAGAAAATCCAACCCATAGAAATGCTGGAAGACGATTTACATGAAACCCAACagatttcagttaaaaatgaagaaagtgatAATGAAGAAGCTTTAAAGCTGGAAGGTTTCAGTGAAAAAACATTGTTCAACCCATACC
- the IL31RA gene encoding interleukin-31 receptor subunit alpha isoform X2, with protein sequence MFSCWIWMFILLCGSSIADENSIRDADIFPSSPEIERGSTLKLFCVLGKHYTPQRNASHIIWKLNRELIAQENYNIVNETVSSVIIHNFTYNKAHVKCFIKYLGKEQLLVHTEVKSGFPPDTPGNISCIYYFNVELTCNWTSGRETNLATIYTLYRKIKNKQGLIMPDSELSSCRSKTESCSFRHPNTPFSNSFCFQVKAQNVLGEASSDCVPIAMENIEKFEPPEILSVKKVAGIKQLLTVTWKIPEDIIPAQYLNCQVRYRNLYSNSSEIDTVAVTSEEKVVSLNLTGLWDSTEYSVAVRCIGVESKFWSEWCTEKTASTEEKAPSEKVDLWRIIESSHPAGNRSVHLIWKLLSNIPPPGRILGYKIQYFPENNAVLQMTNITTNKKIVLPLNEEAYIISVTAYNSAGNSPAAILRIPSIDEKPPEIIETVRTYTTNEEMIVEWIASEPEVTEYVVEWYEELETDPFIRSWQYISNSTKWKANKKIFKPFVCYNMSVYPLYGKKVAAPYSIQTYVQEKEPSEGPVADTDVPGKNEVVIKWEEISKDKRNGFITNYTIFYKPEGGKELNETVNSDVLHHRLKSLQANTQYTVHIMASNRAGGTSGEPKTFKTLKFNKEDIIFIAIPVGLSMFFLLGLWITCILKKHTFKKVCWPDIPNPAESVAVEWPLDAPMGVTYEDKTVGLEDVSVLEDCFPEEDHEGLLLMNCEKHVSECTDSNVKGVQSISEHKITLLNGNKKILYNEEHEVAKCLSPSMPYVITGEDFRSQMHSALIPAKKIQPIEMLEDDLHETQQISVKNEESDNEEALKLEGFSEKTLFNPYLRNSVKTREFLISENLPEHSKNEPKKQPTVLPAFQQNAVGQSYITLDIVGLATAH encoded by the exons atgttcaGCTGTTGGATTTGGATGTTCATCTTGCTCTGCGGAAGTTCTATAGCAG atgAAAACTCTATCAGAGatgctgacatttttccttcatctccTGAAATTGAAAGAGGATCCACCCTGAAACTATTCTGTGTTCTTGGAAAACACTATACGCCTCAAAGAAATGCAAGCCACATAATCTGGAAATTGAATCGTGAATTGATTGCTCAGGAAAACTATAACATTGTGAATGAGACTGTATCTAGTGTAATCATCCATAATTTCACTTACAACAAAGCACATGTGAAATGTTTCATCAAGTACTTAGGCAAAGAACAACTTTTGGTTCACACTGAAGTTAAATCTGGCT TTCCACCAGACACACCAGGAAATATTTCCTGCATTTATTACTTTAATGTTGAACTTACCTGCAACTGGActtcaggaagagaaacaaatctTGCAACAATCTATActctttacagaaaaat TAAGAATAAGCAAGGTCTGATTATGCCGGACTCAGAGCTCTCCAGCTGCCGAAGCAAAACCGAGTCATGCTCATTTCGTCACCCAAATACTCCGTTTAgtaattctttttgttttcaagtgaaaGCTCAAAATGTTTTGGGTGAAGCTTCATCAGACTGTGTTCCTATAGCTATGGAAAACATAG AGAAATTTGAACCTCCTGAAATACTTTCCGTAAAAAAAGTTGCCGGTATAAAGCAGTTGCTTACAGTAACCTGGAAAATACCTGAGGATATTATACCTGCACAATATTTAAATTGCCAGGTTCGATATAGAAACTTGTATTCAAACTCTTCG GAAATTGACACTGTTGCAGTGACTTCTGAAGAGAAAGTAGTATCGCTTAATCTCACGGGTCTGTGGGACTCCACAGAGTATTCAGTTGCCGTTCGGTGTATTGGTGTTGAATCAAAATTCTGGAGCGAATGGTgtacagagaaaacagcaagcaCAGAGGAGAAAG cTCCCTCAGAAAAAGTGGATTTGTGGAGGATAATTGAATCTTCACACCCAGCTGGAAATAGATCTGTACATCTTATATGGAAG ctacTAAGCAACATTCCACCCCCTGGGAGAATTCTAGGctacaaaatacagtattttccagaaaacaatgCTGTACTTCAAATGACAAACATCACCACCAATAAGAAAATTGTATTACCTTTAAATGAAGAGGCATATATAATATCTGTTACTGCCTATAATTCTGCTGGAAATTCTCCTGCAGCTATTTTGAGGATTCCATCCATTGATGAAAAAC CTCCCGAGATTATTGAAACAGTGAGGACCTATAcaacaaatgaagaaatgattGTGGAATGGATAGCCTCTGAACCAGAAGTAACTGAATATGTAGTTGAGTGGTATGAGGAGCTGGAGACAGATCCTTTTATTAGATCATGGCAGTATATATCAAATTCTACAAAGTGGAAAGCTAACAAAA aaatctttaaaCCATTTGTATGCTATAACATGTCAGTGTATCCTCTTTATGGCAAAAAAGTAGCAGCTCCATATTCCATACAAACTTATGTTCAAGAAAAAG AGCCATCAGAAGGTCCTGTGGCTGACACAGATGTTCCAGGCAAAAATGAAGTTGTAATAAAATGGGAGGAGAtttcaaaagataaaagaaatggCTTTATCACTAACTatacaatattttataaacCTGAAGGTGGAAAAGAATTGA ATGAAACGGTGAACTCTGATGTTCTGCACCACAGATTGAAGTCCTTACAGGCTAATACACAATATACTGTCCATATCATGGCAAGCAATAGAGCTGGTGGAACCAGTGGAGAGCCAAAAACCTTCAAGACTTTGAAATTCA ataaagaagacattattttcattgctaTACCCGTTGGATTAAGCATGTTCTTTCTGTTAGGCCTTTGGATaacatgcattttgaaaaaacacAC GTTTAAAAAGGTTTGCTGGCCTGATATACCCAATCCTGCAGAGAGCGTTGCTGTGGAATGGCCTCTTGACGCACCCATG GGAGTGACGTATGAGGATAAAACCGTAGGCCTGGAGGATGTAAGTGTTTTGGAAGATTGCTTTCCTGAAGAAGATCATGAAGGATTATTGCTAATGAACtgtgaaaaacatgtttctgaaTGTACTGATAGTAATGTAAAAGGTGTACAAAGTATCTCCGAACACAAAATAACTCTgttaaatggaaacaaaaagataCTGTATAATGAAGAACATGAAGTAGCTAAATGCCTTTCACCATCCATGCCTTATGTAATTACTGGTGAAGATTTCAGAAGTCAAATGCATTCAGCTTTGATACCAGCCAAGAAAATCCAACCCATAGAAATGCTGGAAGACGATTTACATGAAACCCAACagatttcagttaaaaatgaagaaagtgatAATGAAGAAGCTTTAAAGCTGGAAGGTTTCAGTGAAAAAACATTGTTCAACCCATACC
- the IL31RA gene encoding interleukin-31 receptor subunit alpha isoform X3: MFSCWIWMFILLCGSSIADENSIRDADIFPSSPEIERGSTLKLFCVLGKHYTPQRNASHIIWKLNRELIAQENYNIVNETVSSVIIHNFTYNKAHVKCFIKYLGKEQLLVHTEVKSGFPPDTPGNISCIYYFNVELTCNWTSGRETNLATIYTLYRKIKNKQGLIMPDSELSSCRSKTESCSFRHPNTPFSNSFCFQVKAQNVLGEASSDCVPIAMENIEKFEPPEILSVKKVAGIKQLLTVTWKIPEDIIPAQYLNCQVRYRNLYSNSSEIDTVAVTSEEKVVSLNLTGLWDSTEYSVAVRCIGVESKFWSEWCTEKTASTEEKAPSEKVDLWRIIESSHPAGNRSVHLIWKLLSNIPPPGRILGYKIQYFPENNAVLQMTNITTNKKIVLPLNEEAYIISVTAYNSAGNSPAAILRIPSIDEKPPEIIETVRTYTTNEEMIVEWIASEPEVTEYVVEWYEELETDPFIRSWQYISNSTKWKANKKIFKPFVCYNMSVYPLYGKKVAAPYSIQTYVQEKDETVNSDVLHHRLKSLQANTQYTVHIMASNRAGGTSGEPKTFKTLKFNKEDIIFIAIPVGLSMFFLLGLWITCILKKHTFKKVCWPDIPNPAESVAVEWPLDAPMSNSFLKGVTYEDKTVGLEDVSVLEDCFPEEDHEGLLLMNCEKHVSECTDSNVKGVQSISEHKITLLNGNKKILYNEEHEVAKCLSPSMPYVITGEDFRSQMHSALIPAKKIQPIEMLEDDLHETQQISVKNEESDNEEALKLEGFSEKTLFNPYLRNSVKTREFLISENLPEHSKNEPKKQPTVLPAFQQNAVGQSYITLDIVGLATAH; encoded by the exons atgttcaGCTGTTGGATTTGGATGTTCATCTTGCTCTGCGGAAGTTCTATAGCAG atgAAAACTCTATCAGAGatgctgacatttttccttcatctccTGAAATTGAAAGAGGATCCACCCTGAAACTATTCTGTGTTCTTGGAAAACACTATACGCCTCAAAGAAATGCAAGCCACATAATCTGGAAATTGAATCGTGAATTGATTGCTCAGGAAAACTATAACATTGTGAATGAGACTGTATCTAGTGTAATCATCCATAATTTCACTTACAACAAAGCACATGTGAAATGTTTCATCAAGTACTTAGGCAAAGAACAACTTTTGGTTCACACTGAAGTTAAATCTGGCT TTCCACCAGACACACCAGGAAATATTTCCTGCATTTATTACTTTAATGTTGAACTTACCTGCAACTGGActtcaggaagagaaacaaatctTGCAACAATCTATActctttacagaaaaat TAAGAATAAGCAAGGTCTGATTATGCCGGACTCAGAGCTCTCCAGCTGCCGAAGCAAAACCGAGTCATGCTCATTTCGTCACCCAAATACTCCGTTTAgtaattctttttgttttcaagtgaaaGCTCAAAATGTTTTGGGTGAAGCTTCATCAGACTGTGTTCCTATAGCTATGGAAAACATAG AGAAATTTGAACCTCCTGAAATACTTTCCGTAAAAAAAGTTGCCGGTATAAAGCAGTTGCTTACAGTAACCTGGAAAATACCTGAGGATATTATACCTGCACAATATTTAAATTGCCAGGTTCGATATAGAAACTTGTATTCAAACTCTTCG GAAATTGACACTGTTGCAGTGACTTCTGAAGAGAAAGTAGTATCGCTTAATCTCACGGGTCTGTGGGACTCCACAGAGTATTCAGTTGCCGTTCGGTGTATTGGTGTTGAATCAAAATTCTGGAGCGAATGGTgtacagagaaaacagcaagcaCAGAGGAGAAAG cTCCCTCAGAAAAAGTGGATTTGTGGAGGATAATTGAATCTTCACACCCAGCTGGAAATAGATCTGTACATCTTATATGGAAG ctacTAAGCAACATTCCACCCCCTGGGAGAATTCTAGGctacaaaatacagtattttccagaaaacaatgCTGTACTTCAAATGACAAACATCACCACCAATAAGAAAATTGTATTACCTTTAAATGAAGAGGCATATATAATATCTGTTACTGCCTATAATTCTGCTGGAAATTCTCCTGCAGCTATTTTGAGGATTCCATCCATTGATGAAAAAC CTCCCGAGATTATTGAAACAGTGAGGACCTATAcaacaaatgaagaaatgattGTGGAATGGATAGCCTCTGAACCAGAAGTAACTGAATATGTAGTTGAGTGGTATGAGGAGCTGGAGACAGATCCTTTTATTAGATCATGGCAGTATATATCAAATTCTACAAAGTGGAAAGCTAACAAAA aaatctttaaaCCATTTGTATGCTATAACATGTCAGTGTATCCTCTTTATGGCAAAAAAGTAGCAGCTCCATATTCCATACAAACTTATGTTCAAGAAAAAG ATGAAACGGTGAACTCTGATGTTCTGCACCACAGATTGAAGTCCTTACAGGCTAATACACAATATACTGTCCATATCATGGCAAGCAATAGAGCTGGTGGAACCAGTGGAGAGCCAAAAACCTTCAAGACTTTGAAATTCA ataaagaagacattattttcattgctaTACCCGTTGGATTAAGCATGTTCTTTCTGTTAGGCCTTTGGATaacatgcattttgaaaaaacacAC GTTTAAAAAGGTTTGCTGGCCTGATATACCCAATCCTGCAGAGAGCGTTGCTGTGGAATGGCCTCTTGACGCACCCATG AGTAATTCGTTTTTGAAGGGAGTGACGTATGAGGATAAAACCGTAGGCCTGGAGGATGTAAGTGTTTTGGAAGATTGCTTTCCTGAAGAAGATCATGAAGGATTATTGCTAATGAACtgtgaaaaacatgtttctgaaTGTACTGATAGTAATGTAAAAGGTGTACAAAGTATCTCCGAACACAAAATAACTCTgttaaatggaaacaaaaagataCTGTATAATGAAGAACATGAAGTAGCTAAATGCCTTTCACCATCCATGCCTTATGTAATTACTGGTGAAGATTTCAGAAGTCAAATGCATTCAGCTTTGATACCAGCCAAGAAAATCCAACCCATAGAAATGCTGGAAGACGATTTACATGAAACCCAACagatttcagttaaaaatgaagaaagtgatAATGAAGAAGCTTTAAAGCTGGAAGGTTTCAGTGAAAAAACATTGTTCAACCCATACC